One region of Armigeres subalbatus isolate Guangzhou_Male chromosome 3, GZ_Asu_2, whole genome shotgun sequence genomic DNA includes:
- the LOC134224234 gene encoding ubiquitin carboxyl-terminal hydrolase 20 isoform X1, giving the protein MARSGGSKCPHLENVVHLSLVELCKLKKGEPCTECDANGPNLWICLQKNCLHIGCSEQYNDHSTTHFQTNRIHCIHMNLSSQRIWCYLCEFEVFLVQQQQQQQQQLRRTSVVSNDSSDASRYSTNNNNEKLLTYGDRFAGGFGGGESCDSSCEEDEFERHGKWNGLVGLQNIANTCYMNSAIQALSNSPPLTGYFLDCGSIIETDLLGNQTVSKPGLAKHYHKLIKEMWCKNRRYVVPSGILYGIRIVHPMFRGYQQHDTQEFLRCFMDQLHEELKEITQPPPKLLSLHGKTNDDGDNHSPCPSPSPSQSEAEYETCDSGVSEQSSLSDDISVNNKRTRMISRSPSPSTNQRSANSRQQSPIGSNRSNSSSSASMSSMQQQTGCTDQQQQKPTKDKLPERSIISDIFDGKLLSSVQCLTCDRISTREETFQDLSLPIPGKDHLAVLHQNHPGMPPPSSHPPPPVGGNTSGITCSDAVYPVSSDSWMWWFWNWPFWSWIRSWFWGPAVTLHDCMAAFFSADELKGDNMYSCEKCNKLRNGVKFSRVLALPEMLCVHLKRFRHDLSYSSKISSPVNFPLNGLDMRPYLHKDCKSEVSSYDLCAVICHHGTVGGGHYTSFAKHDPTGKWFEFDDQLVTQVSPEDVQNCEAYVLFYRKNNSKMTTIRAQASDLISVQEHASDIRFYISRNWLHRFNTFAEPGPIDNWTLLCPHGAFPPHKAPYFSKLVVPIPQILWDFLYKKFGGGPVCNHIFPCHICKKAAESLSRRQRAELEDFTACNDEYQVTSRDCFLLFLELISTFHNQYNETPTTIYAISMAWFRLWQLFARGSTTEEPGPIDNKTIAIPGDTSVPLRSVRQGSDYAQINSTLWHFFHGIYGGGPEIVLRGNPVPPPEVKNPKTAKEREIEPMEVSEPAPTTKSNTTASVSQQQQQQQQLKEQAVEVTIVEPTPSTQSAAKPQKSVSFEDNEGYHENDVDHEEPSRSVQLKRKQLKQQSKESKKSESDSAEGMVTYLRRKQLKHQQHVVTNQTANGDGGSEPLEIGNRKVRRHRSRMKSNGFFGAEGKYQPSADSTTGSIPRAESFTQSTSNGTKVNYNTMSNSSSAMAFSHSVDDSHCANVIEPSAGGHPSKSVDEIMPLLNQTSITSTSVDDDALGADESDTNDGSLTTKERSHHSGHNGHHGHRSAHHLSESENSHSGERRINDITKKLKSKYMKSKAAKAGIVLDGASGQIISNVNAASDCEK; this is encoded by the exons TTGTCCATCTATCGTTGGTCGAGCTGTGCAAACTCAAGAAG ggAGAACCATGTACGGAATGTGACGCCAACGGTCCCAATCTATGGATTTGCCTACAGAAAAATTGTCTGCACATTGGGTGCTCGGAGCAATACAACGATCACAGTACAACTCATTTCCAGACGAATCGCATCCATTGCATTCACATGAACTTGTCGTCGCAACGGATATGGTGCTATCTGTGCGAGTTCGAGGTGTTCCTGgtacagcagcaacaacaacagcaacagcagctaAGACGTACCTCAGTGGTTAGCAACGATTCGAGTGATGCCAGTCGGTATTCGACCAACAACAATAACGAAAAACTACTAACGTATGGTGACAGATTCGCAGGGGGATTTGGGGGTGGAGAATCCTGTGATAGTAGCTGCGAAGAAGATGAGTTTGAAAGGCATGGCAAATGGAACGGCCTGGTTGGTTTGCAGAACATAGCGAATACTTGTTATATGAACTCGGCCATACAAGCTCTCAGCAATAGTCCACCGTTGACGGGATATTTTCTTGATTGTGGTTCGATCATAGAGACCGATTTGCTAGGGAATCAAACTGTTTCGAAGCCTGGTCTTGCCAAGCATTACCATAAGTTGATTAAGGAAATGTGGTGTAAGAACCGGAGATACGTCGTACCAAGTGGCATTTTGTATGGCATACGGATTGTTCATCCCATGTTTCGAGGCTATCAGCAACATGAcactcaggagttcctccgttGTTTTATGGACCAATTGCATGAAGAACTTAAAGAGATAACTCAACCACCACCAAAACTATTGTCACTGCACGGTAAAACTAACGATGATGGTGACAATCATTCGCCTTGTCCATCACCAtcaccatcacaatccgaggcGGAATATGAAACATGTGACAGCGGTGTTTCCGAGCAATCAAGTCTGTCAGATGATATATCCGTGAACAATAAACGGACCCGGATGATTTCCAGATCACCTAGTCCCAGTACAAACCAAAGAAGTGCAAACAGTCGACAACAATCGCCGATAGGAAGTAATCGAAGTAATTCTAGCAGCAGTGCCAGTATGTCCTCAATGCAGCAGCAAACTGGGTGTACtgaccagcagcaacagaaACCAACAAAAGATAAACTGCCAGAAAGGTCCATCATTAGTGACATATTCGACGGGAAACTGCTTTCATCTGTACAATGCCTCACTTGTGATCGTATTTCTACTCGCGAAGAAACATTCCAGGATCTCTCGTTACCCATTCCAGGCAAAGATCATCTGGCAGTCCTGCACCAGAACCACCCGGGAATGCCTCCACCCTCGTCGCATCCTCCGCCTCCGGTGGGTGGAAACACCAGCGGAATCACTTGCTCCGATGCAGTCTATCCTGTAAGCAGTGACAGCTGGATGTGGTGGTTTTGGAATTGGCCTTTCTGGAGCTGGATAAGATCTTGGTTTTGGGGACCTGCTGTTACGCTGCACGACTGCATGGCAGCTTTTTTCAGTGCAGACGAGTTAAAGGGAGACAATATGTACAGCTGTGAAAAATGTAACAAACTGCGCAACGGAGTTAAATTTTCCCGCGTTCTTGCCCTACCGGAAATGCTTTGTGTTCATTTGAAACGGTTCCGACACGACCTGTCGTATAGCTCGAAAATATCCAGTCCAGTTAATTTTCCACTAAACGGATTGGATATGAGGCCTTATTTACACAAAGATTGCAaatcggaagtttcttcgtacGATCTTTGTGCGGTGATTTGTCACCATGGCACGGTTGGTGGCGGACACTACACCAGCTTTGCCAAACATGACCCCACGGGAAAATGGTTTGAGTTCGATGACCAACTGGTGACGCAGGTTAGCCCGGAAGATGTTCAGAACTGTGAGGCTTACGTATTGTTCTATCGCAAGAACAACAGCAAAATGACGACAATTCGAGCTCAGGCTAGTGACTTGATCAGTGTCCAGGAGCACGCTTCGGATATTCGGTTTTACATTTCTCGTAATTGGTTACACAG ATTCAACACATTTGCTGAACCCGGGCCAATAGACAATTGGACGTTGCTCTGTCCGCATGGAGCATTTCCGCCACACAAAGCACCGTACTTTTCCAAATTAGTGGTGCCAATACCGCAAATTTTGTGGGACTTTCTGTACAAAAAGTTTGGTGGTGGTCCGGTTTGTAACCACATCTTCCCGTGCCACATTTGTAAGAAAGCCGCTGAATCGTTGTCTCGTCGACAACGAGCCGAGCTAGAAGATTTCACTGCATGTAATGACGAGTATCAGGTAACGTCTCGCGActgttttttattattcctAGAATTAATTTCAACTTTTCATAATCAGTACAACGAAACTCCAACCACCATCTATGCAATCTCGATGGCATGGTTCCGACTGTGGCAACTGTTTGCTCGTGGTAGTACCACCGAGGAACCCGGCCCAATCGACAACAAAACCATCGCCATTCCGGGTGACACCAGTGTGCCGCTTCGAAGCGTTCGCCAAGGATCGGACTATGCCCAAATTAATTCAACTTTGTGGCACTTTTTCCATGGCATATACGGTGGGGGACCGGAGATTGTACTTCGTGGTAATCCTGTTCCACCACCAGAAGTGAAGAATCCGAAAACGGCCAAG GAACGCGAAATTGAACCTATGGAGGTTAGCGAACCAGCTCCAacaacaaaatccaacacaaCAGCAAGTGTAagccagcagcagcaacaacaacagcaattGAAGGAACAAGCAGTCGAAGTAACCATAGTGGAGCCAACCCCAAGTACCCAATCGGCAGCCAAACCGCAGAAAAGTGTTTCCTTCGAAGATAACGAAGGTTATCATGAAAACGATGTAGATCATGAGGAACCATCCCGATCGGTGCAGCTGAAACGAAAGCAATTGAAACAGCAGTCCAAGGAATCGAAGAAATCCGAATCGGACAGTGCCGAGGGCATGGTGACCTATCTGCGCCGGAAGCAACTCAAGCATCAACAGCACGTGGTTACAAACCAAACGGCGAATGGAGATGGTGGCTCCGAACCGTTGGAGATTGGTAACAGAAAGGTTCGAAGACATCGGAGCCGAATGAAATCGAATGGGTTCTTTGGAGCAGAAG GCAAATATCAGCCAAGTGCCGATTCCACCACTGGCAGTATCCCGCGAGCGGAATCATTTACCCAATCAACGTCAAATGGAACCAAAGTTAATTATAATACCATGAGTAACTCTTCATCCGCTATGGCTTTTTCCCACTCCGTGGATGACTCTCACTGTGCCAACGTAATTGAACCCTCTGCCGGGGGGCATCCATCCAAGTCAGTGGATGAAATAATGCCCCTGCTGAACCAAACCAGCATTACCAGTACTTCTGTTGACGATGATGCACTTGGTGCGGACGAAAGCGACACCAACGACGGGTCATTAACCACGAAGGAACGTTCCCATCATTCGGGTCACAATGGCCACCACGGTCACCGGTCGGCCCACCATCTGTCCGAATCGGAGAACAGCCACAGCGGTGAACGACGGATAAACGATATCACGAAGAAGCTAAAATCCAAATACATGAAGAGTAAAGCGGCTAAAGCCGGAATCGTGCTGGACGGAGCCAGTGGACAAATTATCAGCAATGTCAACGCTGCCAGTGAttgtgagaaatga
- the LOC134224234 gene encoding ubiquitin carboxyl-terminal hydrolase 20 isoform X2, with protein sequence MARSGGSKCPHLENVVHLSLVELCKLKKGEPCTECDANGPNLWICLQKNCLHIGCSEQYNDHSTTHFQTNRIHCIHMNLSSQRIWCYLCEFEVFLVQQQQQQQQQLRRTSVVSNDSSDASRYSTNNNNEKLLTYGDRFAGGFGGGESCDSSCEEDEFERHGKWNGLVGLQNIANTCYMNSAIQALSNSPPLTGYFLDCGSIIETDLLGNQTVSKPGLAKHYHKLIKEMWCKNRRYVVPSGILYGIRIVHPMFRGYQQHDTQEFLRCFMDQLHEELKEITQPPPKLLSLHGKTNDDGDNHSPCPSPSPSQSEAEYETCDSGVSEQSSLSDDISVNNKRTRMISRSPSPSTNQRSANSRQQSPIGSNRSNSSSSASMSSMQQQTGCTDQQQQKPTKDKLPERSIISDIFDGKLLSSVQCLTCDRISTREETFQDLSLPIPGKDHLAVLHQNHPGMPPPSSHPPPPVGGNTSGITCSDAVYPVSSDSWMWWFWNWPFWSWIRSWFWGPAVTLHDCMAAFFSADELKGDNMYSCEKCNKLRNGVKFSRVLALPEMLCVHLKRFRHDLSYSSKISSPVNFPLNGLDMRPYLHKDCKSEVSSYDLCAVICHHGTVGGGHYTSFAKHDPTGKWFEFDDQLVTQVSPEDVQNCEAYVLFYRKNNSKMTTIRAQASDLISVQEHASDIRFYISRNWLHRFNTFAEPGPIDNWTLLCPHGAFPPHKAPYFSKLVVPIPQILWDFLYKKFGGGPVCNHIFPCHICKKAAESLSRRQRAELEDFTACNDEYQYNETPTTIYAISMAWFRLWQLFARGSTTEEPGPIDNKTIAIPGDTSVPLRSVRQGSDYAQINSTLWHFFHGIYGGGPEIVLRGNPVPPPEVKNPKTAKEREIEPMEVSEPAPTTKSNTTASVSQQQQQQQQLKEQAVEVTIVEPTPSTQSAAKPQKSVSFEDNEGYHENDVDHEEPSRSVQLKRKQLKQQSKESKKSESDSAEGMVTYLRRKQLKHQQHVVTNQTANGDGGSEPLEIGNRKVRRHRSRMKSNGFFGAEGKYQPSADSTTGSIPRAESFTQSTSNGTKVNYNTMSNSSSAMAFSHSVDDSHCANVIEPSAGGHPSKSVDEIMPLLNQTSITSTSVDDDALGADESDTNDGSLTTKERSHHSGHNGHHGHRSAHHLSESENSHSGERRINDITKKLKSKYMKSKAAKAGIVLDGASGQIISNVNAASDCEK encoded by the exons TTGTCCATCTATCGTTGGTCGAGCTGTGCAAACTCAAGAAG ggAGAACCATGTACGGAATGTGACGCCAACGGTCCCAATCTATGGATTTGCCTACAGAAAAATTGTCTGCACATTGGGTGCTCGGAGCAATACAACGATCACAGTACAACTCATTTCCAGACGAATCGCATCCATTGCATTCACATGAACTTGTCGTCGCAACGGATATGGTGCTATCTGTGCGAGTTCGAGGTGTTCCTGgtacagcagcaacaacaacagcaacagcagctaAGACGTACCTCAGTGGTTAGCAACGATTCGAGTGATGCCAGTCGGTATTCGACCAACAACAATAACGAAAAACTACTAACGTATGGTGACAGATTCGCAGGGGGATTTGGGGGTGGAGAATCCTGTGATAGTAGCTGCGAAGAAGATGAGTTTGAAAGGCATGGCAAATGGAACGGCCTGGTTGGTTTGCAGAACATAGCGAATACTTGTTATATGAACTCGGCCATACAAGCTCTCAGCAATAGTCCACCGTTGACGGGATATTTTCTTGATTGTGGTTCGATCATAGAGACCGATTTGCTAGGGAATCAAACTGTTTCGAAGCCTGGTCTTGCCAAGCATTACCATAAGTTGATTAAGGAAATGTGGTGTAAGAACCGGAGATACGTCGTACCAAGTGGCATTTTGTATGGCATACGGATTGTTCATCCCATGTTTCGAGGCTATCAGCAACATGAcactcaggagttcctccgttGTTTTATGGACCAATTGCATGAAGAACTTAAAGAGATAACTCAACCACCACCAAAACTATTGTCACTGCACGGTAAAACTAACGATGATGGTGACAATCATTCGCCTTGTCCATCACCAtcaccatcacaatccgaggcGGAATATGAAACATGTGACAGCGGTGTTTCCGAGCAATCAAGTCTGTCAGATGATATATCCGTGAACAATAAACGGACCCGGATGATTTCCAGATCACCTAGTCCCAGTACAAACCAAAGAAGTGCAAACAGTCGACAACAATCGCCGATAGGAAGTAATCGAAGTAATTCTAGCAGCAGTGCCAGTATGTCCTCAATGCAGCAGCAAACTGGGTGTACtgaccagcagcaacagaaACCAACAAAAGATAAACTGCCAGAAAGGTCCATCATTAGTGACATATTCGACGGGAAACTGCTTTCATCTGTACAATGCCTCACTTGTGATCGTATTTCTACTCGCGAAGAAACATTCCAGGATCTCTCGTTACCCATTCCAGGCAAAGATCATCTGGCAGTCCTGCACCAGAACCACCCGGGAATGCCTCCACCCTCGTCGCATCCTCCGCCTCCGGTGGGTGGAAACACCAGCGGAATCACTTGCTCCGATGCAGTCTATCCTGTAAGCAGTGACAGCTGGATGTGGTGGTTTTGGAATTGGCCTTTCTGGAGCTGGATAAGATCTTGGTTTTGGGGACCTGCTGTTACGCTGCACGACTGCATGGCAGCTTTTTTCAGTGCAGACGAGTTAAAGGGAGACAATATGTACAGCTGTGAAAAATGTAACAAACTGCGCAACGGAGTTAAATTTTCCCGCGTTCTTGCCCTACCGGAAATGCTTTGTGTTCATTTGAAACGGTTCCGACACGACCTGTCGTATAGCTCGAAAATATCCAGTCCAGTTAATTTTCCACTAAACGGATTGGATATGAGGCCTTATTTACACAAAGATTGCAaatcggaagtttcttcgtacGATCTTTGTGCGGTGATTTGTCACCATGGCACGGTTGGTGGCGGACACTACACCAGCTTTGCCAAACATGACCCCACGGGAAAATGGTTTGAGTTCGATGACCAACTGGTGACGCAGGTTAGCCCGGAAGATGTTCAGAACTGTGAGGCTTACGTATTGTTCTATCGCAAGAACAACAGCAAAATGACGACAATTCGAGCTCAGGCTAGTGACTTGATCAGTGTCCAGGAGCACGCTTCGGATATTCGGTTTTACATTTCTCGTAATTGGTTACACAG ATTCAACACATTTGCTGAACCCGGGCCAATAGACAATTGGACGTTGCTCTGTCCGCATGGAGCATTTCCGCCACACAAAGCACCGTACTTTTCCAAATTAGTGGTGCCAATACCGCAAATTTTGTGGGACTTTCTGTACAAAAAGTTTGGTGGTGGTCCGGTTTGTAACCACATCTTCCCGTGCCACATTTGTAAGAAAGCCGCTGAATCGTTGTCTCGTCGACAACGAGCCGAGCTAGAAGATTTCACTGCATGTAATGACGAGTATCAG TACAACGAAACTCCAACCACCATCTATGCAATCTCGATGGCATGGTTCCGACTGTGGCAACTGTTTGCTCGTGGTAGTACCACCGAGGAACCCGGCCCAATCGACAACAAAACCATCGCCATTCCGGGTGACACCAGTGTGCCGCTTCGAAGCGTTCGCCAAGGATCGGACTATGCCCAAATTAATTCAACTTTGTGGCACTTTTTCCATGGCATATACGGTGGGGGACCGGAGATTGTACTTCGTGGTAATCCTGTTCCACCACCAGAAGTGAAGAATCCGAAAACGGCCAAG GAACGCGAAATTGAACCTATGGAGGTTAGCGAACCAGCTCCAacaacaaaatccaacacaaCAGCAAGTGTAagccagcagcagcaacaacaacagcaattGAAGGAACAAGCAGTCGAAGTAACCATAGTGGAGCCAACCCCAAGTACCCAATCGGCAGCCAAACCGCAGAAAAGTGTTTCCTTCGAAGATAACGAAGGTTATCATGAAAACGATGTAGATCATGAGGAACCATCCCGATCGGTGCAGCTGAAACGAAAGCAATTGAAACAGCAGTCCAAGGAATCGAAGAAATCCGAATCGGACAGTGCCGAGGGCATGGTGACCTATCTGCGCCGGAAGCAACTCAAGCATCAACAGCACGTGGTTACAAACCAAACGGCGAATGGAGATGGTGGCTCCGAACCGTTGGAGATTGGTAACAGAAAGGTTCGAAGACATCGGAGCCGAATGAAATCGAATGGGTTCTTTGGAGCAGAAG GCAAATATCAGCCAAGTGCCGATTCCACCACTGGCAGTATCCCGCGAGCGGAATCATTTACCCAATCAACGTCAAATGGAACCAAAGTTAATTATAATACCATGAGTAACTCTTCATCCGCTATGGCTTTTTCCCACTCCGTGGATGACTCTCACTGTGCCAACGTAATTGAACCCTCTGCCGGGGGGCATCCATCCAAGTCAGTGGATGAAATAATGCCCCTGCTGAACCAAACCAGCATTACCAGTACTTCTGTTGACGATGATGCACTTGGTGCGGACGAAAGCGACACCAACGACGGGTCATTAACCACGAAGGAACGTTCCCATCATTCGGGTCACAATGGCCACCACGGTCACCGGTCGGCCCACCATCTGTCCGAATCGGAGAACAGCCACAGCGGTGAACGACGGATAAACGATATCACGAAGAAGCTAAAATCCAAATACATGAAGAGTAAAGCGGCTAAAGCCGGAATCGTGCTGGACGGAGCCAGTGGACAAATTATCAGCAATGTCAACGCTGCCAGTGAttgtgagaaatga